From the genome of Salvia miltiorrhiza cultivar Shanhuang (shh) unplaced genomic scaffold, IMPLAD_Smil_shh original_scaffold_233, whole genome shotgun sequence, one region includes:
- the LOC131003588 gene encoding uncharacterized protein LOC131003588: MGVCGSKPKGCVGMKGKLNLQKKRKKQRTGRVKKAHSANNRHRVEPSNQKDVSFTNPAFQGSSEAWFDPDGLIDSDGEDEFYSVQDDVSQTGSLSNVVTPRFSNQVMQGNAIDSQLSSDDPQNADESGRRSEEGVMHSCGFISNALLPCLACDESFDGRKKLDEPVEGKKKLASAAGSSTKKKMSFTQSFKWREGHENAVLSLGKPVIQRPIAGSQIICSPLEKKMSESWSRIEPNTFRVRGRNYMRDKKKEPAANYAAYVPFGVDVFLSPRKIDHVARFVELPAVDSHGEIPTILVVNLQIPLYPATLFQNEYDGAGMNFVIYCKLSENYSQDLPLHFRENIKKIIANETEKIKGFAIDTNAPFRERLKILGRVMNVDDLQLSSAERKLMHAYNEKPVLSRPQHEFYLGENYLEIDLDIHRFSYIARKGFETFQDRLKHCVFDFGLTVQGNKPEDLPECMLCCLRLKEIDYSNYCQLSF, encoded by the exons ATGGGCGTTTGTGGGTCGAAGCCGAAAGGGTGTGTGGGGATGAAGGGGAAGTTGAATTTGCAGAAGAAGCGCAAGAAGCAGAGAACGGGAAGAGTTAAGAAGGCGCATTCTGCGAATAATCGACATCGCGTTGAACCCTCAAATCAGAAGGATGTTTCCTTCACCAATCCTGCATTTCAAG GAAGCAGTGAGGCATGGTTCGATCCTGATGGATTGATTGATTCAGATGGAGAAGATGAATTTTATAGTGTTCAAGACG ATGTATCTCAAACTGGATCCTTATCAAATGTGGTTACTCCGAGGTTTTCCAACCAAGTGATGCAGGGCAACGCCATTGATTCGCAGCTGAGCTCCGATGATCCTCAAAATGCGGACGAGAGTGGCAGGAGGAGCGAGGAGGGAGTGATGCATAGCTGTGGGTTCATATCGAACGCCTTGCTCCCTTGCCTCGCCTGTGATGAGTCCTTTGACGGGAGGAAGAAATTAGATGAGCCCGTGGAAGGGAAGAAGAAATTGGCAAGTGCGGCAGGCTCGAGCACGAAGAAAAAGATGTCTTTCACTCAGTCTTTTAAATGGAGAGAAGGACACGAAAATGCAGTCTTAT CGCTGGGAAAGCCCGTTATACAAAGACCAATAGCCGGCTCACAGATTATTTGTTCGCCATTAGAGAAGAAGATGTCAGAATCTTGGTCAAGGATCGAGCCAAATACCTTTAGAGTCCGTGGACGAAACTACATGAG GGACAAAAAGAAAGAACCTGCTGCAAATTATGCTGCATATGTTCCTTTTGGAGTGGATGTCTTTTTATCTCCTCGGAAAATTGATCATGTCGCCCGATTTGTAGAACTCCCAGCTGTCGACTCACATGGAGAAATCCCCACTATTCTTGTTGTGAACCTTCAG ATTCCGCTTTACCCTGCAACACTTTTCCAAAATGAATATGACGGGGCAGGGATGAATTTCGTTATCTATTGCAAGCTTTCGGAGAACTATTCGCAAGATCTTCCACTTCATTTTCGGGAAAATATCAAG AAAATAATTGCCAACGAGACTGAGAAGATTAAGGGTTTTGCCATAGACACGAATGCACCATTCAGGGAAAGATTAAAGATCTTAGGCCGAGTCATGAACGTTGATGACCTTCAGTTGAGTTCAGCAGAGAGGAAACTTATGCATGCTTACAACGAGAAGCCAGTTCTTTCGCGTCCTCAACACGAGTTTTACTTG GGAGAAAACTACTTAGAGATCGACTTGGATATCCACAGATTCAGCTACATTGCACGGAAAGGATTTGAAACGTTCCAAGACAGACTCAAGCACTGTGTATTCGACTTTGGTCTGACAGTTCAG GGAAACAAACCAGAAGATCTACCAGAGTGCATGTTATGCTGTCTACGGTTGAAAGAAATCGACTACTCTAACTACTGCCAACTTAGCTTCTGA
- the LOC131003590 gene encoding probable prolyl 4-hydroxylase 7 has product MDPRLFLLISLCFLVQSSHGKESSLKLTTGVSSAALDPTRVTQISWSPRAFLYRGFLTDEECDHFIDLAKDKLEKSMVADNDSGKSIESEVRTSSGMFLKKAQDAIVAGVEEKIAAWTFLPVENGEAMQILHYEHGQKYEPHFDFFHDKANLELGGHRIATVLMYLSDVAKGGETVFPNSEISFKQKKGNDLSDCAKQGYSVKPRKGDALLFFSLHPDATTDNASLHGSCPVIEGEKWSATKWIHVRSFEAAPTRSKSDCADEDPNCTAWALKGECEKNPLYMVGSEDNAGYCRKSCKVCSS; this is encoded by the exons ATGGACCCAAGATTATTTCTATTAATTTCTCTGTGTTTTCTTGTTCAATCCTCCCATGG AAAAGAGTCATCGTTAAAATTGACAACCGGTGTTTCTTCGGCGGCGCTTGACCCGACCCGGGTCACCCAAATCTCGTGGAGTCCCAG GGCTTTTTTGTACAGAGGGTTTTTGACTGATGAAGAGTGTGATCATTTCATTGATCTG GCTAAAGATAAGCTGGAGAAATCTATGGTAGCTGACAATGATTCTGGCAAGAGTATAGAGAGCGAGGTCCGGACGAGTTCTGGCATGTTCTTGAAGAAGGCCCAG GATGCAATAGTAGCTGGTGTCGAGGAGAAAATTGCCGCATGGACTTTCCTCCCTGTAG AAAATGGAGAGGCTATGCAGATTTTGCATTATGAGCATGGCCAAAAGTACGAGCcacattttgatttttttcatgaCAAGGCTAATCTAGAATTGGGCGGTCACCGAATCGCTACTGTGCTCATGTATTTATCGGATGTGGCAAAGGGCGGAGAAACAGTTTTTCCTAATTCTGAA ATTTCATTTAAACAGAAAAAGGGCAATGACTTGTCTGATTGCGCCAAACAAGGGTACTCAG TGAAACCTAGGAAAGGCGACGCATTGTTGTTCTTCAGTCTCCACCCGGACGCCACCACTGACAACGCGAGCTTGCACGGGAGCTGCCCTGTCATTGAAGGCGAGAAATGGTCCGCAACCAAGTGGATCCACGTCCGGTCCTTCGAAGCTGCACCGACCAGGTCAAAGAGTGATTGTGCCGACGAGGATCCCAACTGCACAGCGTGGGCTCTCAAAGGGGAATGTGAGAAGAACCCGTTGTACATGGTCGGATCCGAGGATAACGCCGGTTATTGCCGGAAGAGCTGCAAGGTCTGCTCCTCTTAG
- the LOC131003589 gene encoding transcription factor MYB35-like: MGRPPCCDKANVKRGPWTPEEDAKILAYVASHGIGNWTLVPQKAGLNRCGKSCRLRWTNYLRPDLKHDGFTPEEEDCILEMHKTIGSRWSLIARRLPGRTDNDVKNYWNTKLKKKLTKMGIDPITHKPFSQLFSEYGRISGSPITRNRNPFLQTQTGRWVQGNNEPQKIDHFTSYDVVFAQENVVQPCVFNEASSSASASAAALFSSSFSCEASRAPTVPASPFSCNEEYIVECKNVEMLGLGLGNEGVALQEDGNLVSENEVCVDKSESAADTFVEDMLARDMEIRLQFPEIFDENYDY, from the exons ATGGGGAGGCCCCCTTGCTGCGACAAAGCCAACGTGAAACGAGGGCCGTGGACGCCTGAGGAAGACGCCAAGATCCTCGCCTACGTAGCCAGCCACGGCATTGGCAACTGGACCTTAGTCCCTCAGAAAGCAG GCCTTAATAGATGTGGCAAGAGCTGCAGACTTAGATGGACTAACTATCTCCGCCCCGATCTCAAACACGACGGCTTCACCCCCGAAGAGGAAGACTGCATTCTTGAAATGCACAAGACCATTGGCAGCAG GTGGTCTCTGATAGCTAGGCGGCTTCCCGGGAGAACAGACAACGACGTGAAGAACTACTGGAACACGAAGCTGAAGAAGAAGCTGACCAAGATGGGGATTGATCCCATCACACACAAGCCTTTCTCTCAGCTGTTTAGTGAGTATGGGAGGATCAGTGGCTCCCCCATCACCAGGAACAGGAACCCTTTTCTCCAGACCCAAACGGGCCGTTGGGTCCAAGGGAACAACGAGCCTCAGAAGATCGATCACTTCACCAGCTACGACGTTGTGTTTGCTCAAGAAAATGTTGTGCAGCCATGTGTGTTCAATGAGGCCTCCTCCTCTGCCTCTGCCTCTGCTGCTGCTCTGTTTTCTTCGAGTTTCTCGTGTGAGGCCTCCCGGGCTCCAACCGTGCCCGCCTCTCCGTTTTCGTGCAACGAGGAATACATTGTGGAGTGCAAGAATGTGGAGATGCTGGGATTAGGTTTAGGTAATGAGGGTGTTGCATTGCAAGAAGATGGGAATCTTGTTAGTGAGAATGAGGTTTGTGTTGACAAGAGTGAATCTGCTGCAGATACATTTGTTGAAGACATGTTGGCACGTGACATGGAGATTAGGCTGCAGTTTCCTGAGATTTTTGATGAAAACTATGATTATTGA